The Cryptomeria japonica chromosome 9, Sugi_1.0, whole genome shotgun sequence DNA segment AGGTTGCCCAACTTCTTCAGCTTATTAAGAATGATCACTCATAATACTTATATGGTAGATGTCTTGCTGGACAGCTCTGGCCTTCAGTATTCTTTCTAGAATTTTCTCACTGGGTTTCCTGGCTGGTATTTTTGTCTTTCATGGTATTTTGGGTTCTCTTGGTTTGAAGTCTCTCCTTGAGACATGAAAAGATCCTCTTGTCTATGGGATCTTCTTAGAATCGGGATTGTACTAATCTCATTTGAGTCTTTTCTCTCCTTTCCCTAGTTATGGCATTGTCCATCTGGAGATTTTTGGTTTGTTAACTGTAACTTCCActtattttaattgaaaaaaaaatcacttttttccaaaaaaatggaaaaacttATCGCAAACCATGGATACGCTCAATTTTTCAGAGAGATGACTATAATTTAAAGACAGTTGAGGAACAGTCAAGCCACCAAGAACCCTccaatgaaaaaaaagaaaacttGAGTTCCTAACTAGCTGATAAATATCACAAAATTGAATATACATATTAAACTAAATAGGTGCATAGATAATTAATTGACAAAATTGAATAATTAAATATATCAACAAAAATTCAGAGTTGTGATGTAGGTCTATGTGAGGAGCAAATCTAAACAAAAGTGTAATTTCCCCTTCCTAATTTTCCCTAGAATTgcaattgcaacaaattagggttagggttacattttACAAAGTAAATATTTCTTTAAATAATGCAATCTTGGATTTGGATCCTGCAATCATAACATAGGAAACATATACAATATGTATATTTAATTACTAGTGTTACACAAGATCACATTGCATTCAACTActatacataatattattatacatGCATATTAGTTTTTGGAGGAAGAGACATGATAGGTCGACCCAAAGCCATTTCTACACTAAGCCCAATAGTGGATGTCTACCAGAGCCCTCTTTGCTTGCTTAGCAGCTTGTACCTGCTTTCCTCATCAATGTCTCATCTTCCTAAAGACAAGTGCCATCTTGCTGAGTTGGGTGGAGGTCGTAAGGGGGTTCCTTGGTTCTTCTATGTAAGTGCCCTCTTGTCCTAGGAGCCACTATTGTCAACGTTAGGATGGCCTACTTATGTAGCACTCTTGTCACCCACCTCTTACACCCCAGGCCCTTCCTACAAGATGGGTCTCAGACAATCAAGCATATCTTATATTCTATCATATAATCATACACTCAAGCATTATCTATTATGCATGAGcgacatgtatatatataccacAATTGATTGTGAGAAGGAAAGTGCTGAGGAAGGCAGATCTGATATAACATCAGTCTGTCGTATTATGCCTGATCTGAAGATAAATTCCTTTGGTGTATATATTGTTCAACTTCTATGAGTCGATCCTAGACTTATGCACTCTTATGCTGAATGCTTCGATCTTCCTTGGTAATTGTATTTGTTTACTGAATGTGCTTTGATCTGATCGTACTTGAGTGATTGGTTGATTTGAGGTTCGATCTGAGATTCCTTATTTCCCTTATCAGAATTATTTCCTCTTTGATCTGCTGAAAATACATATCTTCCTGATCTTCCGCCCACCTTTCTACACTACTGGGCAATGTCTTCTTATATTCCTCCATCAGAATTAAAGGGTTATGTCTTTTCTTCGAAGTTGTGTTGGAGTGGAACATGTCCGTTTGCTGCCAGGCGTGACCCTTGGAGTGGAATATGTCCACTCATTACTAATCACATCTCTTCATAGTCTAATCGCTTCTCACAATTCATTATTGTTTAATCTAACTAGTTCCCTATCCATTTTGGAGGAGATCGCCGATAGAGGAAGGGGAATTCATTATGCAATTGTTATTCATTATATATACGGTAATCCTTATTCCATGCAATCTGCTATAAAAATCACAAACTGCTGTTAATCTTATGATTGacgttagaagaagaaattgtgaagtcttacaatCGTAAGAAAATTTCTTATTCAGGTATTTGTCAGATCGGGCGCATGACAAAAACCAGGGTTGAAACAGTTGAAGACATATTATCACAAAGGTTCAGATAAGATAAAGTTCTATGCAAGGGAAGGAAATAGTATGATAACTTTGTGATAAGGAGAAATAATGGTCAAGGAACCAAACCTGTCCAATTGTGCAGTATATGATCACAAAATAAAAAAGAGCTAAACACAGAATCAGATTGCATCATTGTCGAAAAGGAGAATATCAAGAAGTGGAAATTCTTGTCATGAGCACAATAATAGGGAAAAAAAAGGAAAGACATGAAATCACCTATGAATAAGCATATTACCTAGTTTAGGGGCTTTTGCAGGCAGTGAATGTGATGTGCACTTTCTTCATTGAGTCAAGTAATTCTTATTAGAACGTTCCAAGATTTCAAAAATTGTAACTATTTTTTATGAGTCCAACAGGTGACTTTGACTTTGGACATGAGTACAAGAATTTTATCTCACACACAAGCATATTTATGTACAAACAGATAACTGAGAGAGCAATTTACATACCATAATATACCCTACCAAGAGTCCAAAATGCTAGAGCTCCACAAACACTGAAGATGCCAGCAGTTTGCCGTATCATTGTTGAACAGGGTTTTGCATCCGATCTCATTAACTCCCCATTAGACCATCCTAAAAATTCCCTTAGAGCCATATTACTTCTTTTTGATACTTTCCTATAGCCTGTTTCATTCACAGCCAATTACCACAAACATCAATACTTTTAATATCAAAAtacaataagaaaacaagaaaaagccTACAGACATATCACTTAGgtcaaaaagaaaaataagatttaCAGTTAACCATAACATTTAGCAATGACAATATTTTCTCCCTGAAATTTAGTATATTTGCTCTCAAGTATTGAAAAGAAACTTGACTGGACATGTTTATGCCAGAAAATTCCAGTAGTTTTCAAATTAGAACCCAATGAAATTGTTCATTCCTTtgcttcaaatcaaaatttcattaGACATGAAAAACAAATCCCTGTAGGATACTGATAACTAATACGGTAACATAGGGACACATCCCCCCAAGCATCCCTGAGGCAGTGGGATGATAGAGTATGTCCCACAGCCATCCCTTGTCATTGGGGAAACCAAGGATGGGGAATGTCTGGTCATCCCCACGACAACCAGGAACATCCCCCTGCTGGTctacatattttttaattaaaaaatacttCATTTTTTTCAGAAAAAAGAGGTGTTGGGGGCCCACAAACCCTCCCACATCTGTTATGCAACCCTAATCGACAGACTCCTAAGAATTGAGAAACTCCAACCACACATAGGGATGTTGATCCTAAAGATATTAGAGTCTTAGACAGATTGATGAGGAGGAGATGCATCAGGGATTGCTTGGGGATCTTATCAGATGAGTCAAAACTTGATATACAAAGTAACTCACAATCAGATGGCCCTTTGGATGCTGATAGCCCAAATGAGTCATAGTTGATATCTATAATCTTACAGCTATGCCTATCGTTGTACATTTTGTCATTGAATCAATTATAATTTTGTAGCCTTTGGACctttgaaaacatttttttttttaatcaatgaaCATGTCATATTGAATATAAGATTTGATACATTATACAAATGtctaaacttgaattttgatgtcaTGTACCACTAAACTTGTAAAAACTTgagtttatctatctatctatctatatacatACTGACAGCCCATGCCATCCCCAAGAAAACGCCCATCAGAACCCTCATCCTAAAAGGCATCTCACTGTCCACATCCTTGAATCACCATGGGACATAGATAAAAATGTGCAGTACTGAGAGCACACCACCTGTATTTACATGATGTTGGATCTCCACTTCAGATAAGCATTGATTATTTCCCTCTACCACTCATGAGAGACAACGATCACAAAACTCAAAGGAGTAGGCTACTTAAAATAGAATTCAAGTATAGATatgaaaaatgaaaatgacaacTGTTTTTATAACTTAGAAATGACATGAATCCATCGTATCAAATCTTTTGAATAGCTCATTGACAACTGAACTCACCACCGACGAGAGAAAAAAGTTACCTTCATCTTTACCATGTAGCAATCAAAAATATCTAGTTTATGCAGTTATAAGACCCTTTGGATTCAATGCCGAAGTATGAAAAGCCCCTACTAGATTcggttgtgttgacgtgtattttatacacaatcatacacagaataaaatacctaaaggcatcttatcctctcttgaataaagtctctaactgctgaagattcgcatgaaggatcagttaggatgactccaatgttctggttagtagggtctctacgtgtggataagctccagcggtatgatgtgatttgctgtgtcctcaaggggccttacactccgaaagtcttactaaactaaagaagctttcaaaaataacaaaaggatagggttttgcaagaagtcaaatctaatctaaccctaagaatgacttcatgtggacaagacttggcaagattctaccaacttcaatttcgccataaaataacaactcaattgaaattgatgcgatcttctaaggtaacgaaaatgattttcaatgcatcaaagatcaaagacactaccatgaaggtacatatccaagatacaataatgattgaaggttaagtgattcaaatatctccagttgaccacgcaaggcgttcctacaatcagcaagaagctagtggtatggaaagcgaatcctaccaaagatcaagtctcacactttgCCCTTCAatttaacacactactttgatcgagaaatgattcaagaaaattgaacaaccatgaagataactaagagaattgcaacaaaacaccataacttcaatatttcattgattccaaagtcatcatatacaacaattgtttgaattctttcttcaaaactcaatcttgctacaaaagtaaattgcttctaaactctaatctctctaatacatcaaaaatctaatcttcttctcacatctaacttatgaaaatgaaatgaaatgagggtataaatagcatcctcaattacaatgaatggtccagatcaaaagcagatcaatggtcaagatcatgacacctaaaccctaattagggttttattacaaaagttccccttttattgcacaacattaaatgcatagctgttgacgtgtattttgtacaccatcatacacagaataaaatacctaaaggcatcttatcctctcttgaataaagtctctaactgctgaagattcgcatgaaggatcagttaggatgactccaatgttctggttagtagggtctctacgtgtggataagctccagcggtatgatgtgatttgctgtgtcctcaaggggccttacactccgaaagtcttactaaactaaagaagcttttaaaaaataacaaaaggatagggttttgcaAGAGATCTAatttagtctaaccctaagaatgacttcatgtggacaagacttggcaagattcaaccaacttcaattttgccctaaaataacaacttaattgagattgatgcgatcttctaaggtaacaaatggttcttcaacacatcaaagatccaagacactaccacgaaggtacatatccaagatacaataacgattgaaggttaagtgattcgagtattctccagtcgaccacgcaaggcgttcctacaatcagcaagaagctagtggtttggaaagcgaatcctaccaaagatcaagtctcacactttgCCCTTCAatttaacacactactttgatcgagacatgattcaagaaaattgaacaaccatgaagataactaagagacttgcaacaaaacaccataacttcaatatttcattgatctcaaagccatcatgtacaacaattgtttgaattctttcttcaaagctcaatcttgctacaaaagtaaattacttctaaactctaatctctctaatacatcaataatctaatcttcttctcacatctaacttatgaaaatgaaatgaaatgagggtataaatagcatcctcaattacaatgaatggtccagatcaaaagcagatcaatggtcaagatcatgacacctaaaccctaattagggttttattacaaaagttccccttttattgcacaacattaaatgcatagccaattataaatttggcacaaaaatctaggaaacatagaccaatgacaattaaggtgccatgtcatctataacaacctctcatctagaatcttattccctttccaatgctcctttttagcatatgcaatgaatcttgatacgattccttcgatctcagcaattggaatctcgggaagattcttcatactttcttccaggtggatgacctgatcgaatgcatctagaagagttgcgtcccatgaagattcaagttcctttgttctttcaatcaggagcatggtggcaaacatctgatcatattgctcgtctGTGACATTAGCGTCcttacaaaagatgaccttgattctatcctccaattcttgcatatccacatctgtctcgacctcgatcctcctgccaagaatggtacgtagtacctcaaatactctgtcctggatcggattgatcacctcttctacttggctacatctagtactgatgtcctcaaagaaaacactcttcatctggagtaaggttgaccattgaagcaaactgtgaggtcctccatccataatcttttcttgcgctaagaccttccttgatgtgtgtctaattactttcaagacaggaatgataacatctttggtatgagcaaatgcggctactgttatcatcaaattgtggattatctcaagaacctggatagcttgatgaatagtcttcatcatccttgttacaaattctacggcaactgtatgagatttatccatccaagtactcatacgctggaccatattcctgaatctttctgcctcattaattgattgaagtggaagtgcctgcactggtgatctagctggatcctgacgtcccaaaggttcattgagatgactgaaataagtcctccatgcaccgacctctctctcaagctttctattcttctccatttcttctctaagcttgtctttcaatgcctcaaatgaatcggtggcatcatctagtgtctgctcagctgtggatggtcctagctcaaaagtctgtatatcataatcctctgctaggatctcaccttcatatttgtctactgccgatgtagctatctgcagttttctggatccagtctcatctctaatcattttggacatcttggtagcctttctcttctctgtcacttcctgggaatgtccaacaaggctctctaaatcgatTACATTATCCTCGTCCTCTatcacgatcaccttggttaatctttccttcaaccaatctgggatggccgatcttgtctcttgaacctgaatttccttatgcaatatttcttcttctctgtgaggagatgttacttcgtcattattcttgtcttcatgtaactcataatcttggagagatccacttggtgacccttgaggtacctgtccttctttatcattctgaaccatcgactccatagactcctccacttcaagtgtccttttctcttgtcgagaagatgtaccggatgaacgatctcggctggcctcttgtttcttcttggaagattctctctttccaggtctctctttccttttcgagcctcttggatggagatcgccttcacttgcacttcgaaggttgccctcacttgcatttctgggattaggattaccttcgctcacactagctccaccttcggctggcttttcttccaaagtgaaagtcatagctatgccttgctctctcaacttctgatgctgcacatcaacccatttgcgagtacaagacaagactggagccatcaaagcatctagatccacgacctcgggctcattccaatctaaccttattgatttgctttctcgatcgtaggatgactggagatgcctgccactgtcctgagcttggtcggccactctgtaaatcttgcatttcctgatgaaatccaaaggcaatctagaatgcatctttcttttcacttcaagatcgtctaagagattcatcataaaatcttctatctgaaactcatgcttaaacttcctaccgactgtctcctctatatatccatgtggatcaaagctttctctcaaggcaaaggatgaaaaagaatacaaagctaactccttctctgcgtcatccatggctaaagcattaggacatacctcaactgaattgcccaatatgataggtacgggaactccatttccgtgtctgtgtctgaatgccttcgcataagctgccaactgtcttgttacctcaagtaacacaattctgtctgtcggatatcttggcaacatgtatggaggtgaaggacatccatgaactctgatataagtaaacttcggaaattggataaaccaagcaccgtacctctttactagttcctgtgcatcctgagataatctgttgtgaatcccaccttgcaacgtccttgtgatgttcatcgtgaaggtatcattaactaacttgaaGTTGCTTCCtagcggatgatgcaagtggacataggaatcacaaactctgacctcgccgggtcctcttccaatcactcctctgtgaggtagtcctgtgtactcgaagctcctgatcaaggcatagatgacgtatgaactcatgtggaaggacttggtagccttgagtctcctcaactgtacatccaagcaatggctaatcattctagcccaatgaattgttcctttaccctgaactatcacctgaatgaagtagaacatccacttttcaaagtaaaaagcttgaggtgcacctgtgactcggttgagcattgtaatcaaatctctgtactcctcctggaaatcaatcctgtgtggtgtgttcggtaccttgcttaggcgaggacgactcttgagtaaccagttcttgttaatgatgcttaggcaagcatctggatcatcttcatacattgacctggctccttctatgctcttgtagaccatatctctgtgctctggaagatggaaagcctcacttatagcttcctctgaaagataagctaaagtgtttccttccttggacacgatcgttctggattgaggatcataatgacgagcacactcgatcatcaactcatgacactgtactgttggagggaagccggccgccttaatgatgccactttcaattatcctccaggcgacaggtgatggcttgccaatgtaagggacatctcgaaacttcttcgtgctgaagttgcccaagttagtatctccaatgttgctccatttagacacgatcttggtctccacttcttcggtcttttgatcttccttcatgagagctggacgactggtggatgctcccgtcttcggggtcgccatacctacacaacatttcataataagtaactagatattgcaatgcataacatagattagattaattttaggaaacttcatgataagtctttgagttatcatttcctaaataacgATTAAgctattgaaattcaaaaattcaaaattcaaaacttaagctatgacgatcaacaattcaaaattaaaacaataaaaccatatcgccatacctcactagagagctaactctagaatgcaaaacaaatggattcgcctaggcaaaattaatgCTAGATGgccttgacgtgatcttcaatatctttgacaagtttgcTCAAAGGAAACTAAGGTTCGCACCTCCTTGGATAATACTTCGCACCACCTTGGAGACTacaattcgcacttctcctttgtcttcctcaaatcgcatgtgaatgaagatggtaaaatgataatgtgaaaatgaaaatcttcaccTCCCTTTATAAGCGTTCACACCACAATTACCTTGAGGCCGACttgtaaaaataaggcaatttaaacgatttttaaataaataataaaggccgactttgataaaataaacccaagcgcttcatttgattaataattaataattaattataaatacctttgttttttaaattaacaaattcgattttttttttaaaaggcaaaaataattaattaatatcttgcgcaaattttaaatgctaatttaattgaattttcaaactttatcgatttttagcatttaaataaattcaaaaatgtttgagcgcccaaaatttgaaaatggaaaagtgcaaacctcatcgccctggtccctgactgagggacaggagcaaaatttcaatttggtcttgattcttgtgctTTTGACGTTCAAAATCTTCATCCTTACGTTGAAGTTGGCATTTTTACTAGGAATTTCAAACTTGGGTGACTTGACCTTGCAAATGAGTGCCTCTTgaggtgatatcgccctggtcccttggagagggacaggagcgatccctatgttcttacttgaaattcttcgttcttgattttaactcctcgttcattgccttccaaacgacGTTTTAAACCCTTTGTAACTTTGCTTTgacatgatcttcgaaggataacaagtattttagcaaatatcgccctggtcccttggagagggacaggagcgatcctggtgttttctccttgacctttgtaaCTTCAAACTTCAATCTTCATTGTGAGGGATAAACAATGTTATTCTTTCATTCTACTCTCATTTCACTTGGCTTCTACAAGACACTTTGATGTTTAGAGGactatcgccctggtcccttggagagggacaggagcgatcctgaagctctagccaaaatttgtcatctttcaacctttgttcttcattcattgcttcctaaatgatgtttttgatcttgcctatccttgccttgtcttgattttgaaggaaaatcaatgatttaatgaaaatcgctctggtccttgcctgaaggacaggagcgatatagcttccttggctcaattgatagtcgtttgacgtttgaaacctttgtATATCACCTTCTTAAGATACCTTAGACCCTTTACCACCTCGCATgatcttgacttaacgtgattttggaaggatttggccaatatgataaatatcgctctggtccctgcctgagggacaggagcgatcttcaatGTCTTGTGCTCATACTTGCTTTCATCAATTTGCCACTGCTTTCATTGTGTAAAATGAAGTCCTTTTGATCCCCTTGGACACTTAAAACATGATCAACTTTCAAAATCTAGGCTCtcatgaaaatttcgctctggtccctgcctgagggacaggagcgaacctaggTATTTAAGTGCAAATCCCTCATTTTGGCGGTCCTTGTAACTTTGTTCTTCATCAAGATACCTTAAAACGTCCTCGCCACCTTGTACTTCGTCCTGGAGTGTCTTGAACTTGGGATGAAAGCAAGataactaagatatcgccctggtccctggctgagggacaggagcgaatttgtgcttgtaggcttcatctcactttgctaacctcaaaaattatcttcaatggtcttgtaATGCTCCGTTTTATTCACCTTTGGCTTGGAAATCAttcaaacttggcaagaaattcGTCTAAGGcaaagatcgctctggtccctgactgagggacaggagcgaacttgggcatctGGGTCCCTTGTTGATGTTTCGTAattttcaatttgtcttcaacgggttcaattcattgtctttgcttgcctcaaacctaaaacttgcttgatctttgcctgaaTTTTGCCTTataagaaatttcgctctggtccctgggagagggacgggagctacaatggatttcgccctggtccctgactgagggacaggagcgatttttgcaatttggtccactttcttcatgtttgtgccttcaaattatattcaattgataaaatgcatctcctttgatctcttcaaatcgtcaagttgttaaaatcctgcaaggacaaagcaatatttgattttgagctccagtccttcactgagggacagtagcgattttgctcctacaggccaaaatatcatgatttcacacgtttaatcacttcacaaggcaaaaacaaatcattcctcatgcccaggatcaaatatcaaaaaactcaaaatttggtcaaaaattactcaattgaataaaaatcacattttcatcattaacacttagacaaatttagactcttcattcaaaattccaattgaaaatagaccattctggcgaattcatttcattcaaaattgcatcctacaaaaggaagctcaaaaaaaaaagctctcaagactgactggactctAGCCTGAAAAGACAGTaactaaaaccctaaggcttgaccctaatccagacaactgacaaactaccaaaaccctaaaaagcaaagcgaaaggcgagcaaaaatgagcaaaaagagggggtccccatttcaaatggg contains these protein-coding regions:
- the LOC131062805 gene encoding uncharacterized protein LOC131062805 encodes the protein MALREFLGWSNGELMRSDAKPCSTMIRQTAGIFSVCGALAFWTLGRVYYGPRITIPRALRWGLCGAVSGSCSSALLVRLFLPECEPQNIAAYDKHAS